The region TTCAAATAAATTTTTTCCACCTTCATCAACATCATTTTTCCAATATTGTGGCAATTGTTTTTCCATTTGTAAAGGCGTTAAGCCCGAAAATATTGCATTTCTAGCGTACTGTGTTGCTGTTGGTAAAATAGAGTAGTAGTAATCTTCTTTATCAACTTTATAATGTTGATTTATAATGCTTTCGAAAGATTTCCATTGGTCAAATCTTAAATTATCAATCACAATAAAAAGAACGTTATCATCGCCACGTAATTCAGGAACTACTTTTTTCACGAATAATTTATGTGAAAATAATGGTGCATTTTCTTCGTTATTTATCCAATCTTCGTAATTTTTTTCTACAAATTTTCCAAATTGCGAGTTTGCTTCCTCTTTTTGTCGTTCTAAAATTTCGCTTAAATTTTGGTCTTCAATAGCTTCAAGTTGTAATTCCCAAAAAATTAAGCGTTTGTATAAATCGGCCCAATCTTGAAAATTATTAGCCTGCATCATATCCAAAGCAATGCTTCTAAATTCTTTTTGGTAATCAAGTGATGTTTTTTCTGATATTAATCTAGAATGATCTAGGTTTTTCTTTAAACTTAATAAAATTTGATTAGGATTAACTGGTTTTATTAAGTAATCTGCAATTTTTGCTCCAATTGCTTCATCCATTATATATTCCTCCTCACTTTTAGTAATCATGATTACCGGTGTGGTTGATTTTTTTTCTTTTAATTCAGATAAAGTTTCCAAGCCGGTTATTCCAGGCATGTTCTCATCTAAAAAAACAATATCAAAATTGGTTTCGTTAAATAAATCAATAGCATCTTGGCCATTTGTAGCAGTAGTAACTCGGTATCCTTTTTTTTCTAAAAATAGTATATGTGGCTTTAATAAATCAATTTCATCATCAACCCACAAAATTTTAATTTCGTTCATAGCAATATTAATTTATCCTTATATAGTTAATAAGGATATTAAGGTTTAAATATACTAAAAAAACAACGTATAGGTTTCTTAAAAAAGAATTAAAAAACAAATGGAAGCTTTAAAATA is a window of Myroides sp. JBRI-B21084 DNA encoding:
- the porX gene encoding T9SS response regulator signal transducer PorX codes for the protein MNEIKILWVDDEIDLLKPHILFLEKKGYRVTTATNGQDAIDLFNETNFDIVFLDENMPGITGLETLSELKEKKSTTPVIMITKSEEEYIMDEAIGAKIADYLIKPVNPNQILLSLKKNLDHSRLISEKTSLDYQKEFRSIALDMMQANNFQDWADLYKRLIFWELQLEAIEDQNLSEILERQKEEANSQFGKFVEKNYEDWINNEENAPLFSHKLFVKKVVPELRGDDNVLFIVIDNLRFDQWKSFESIINQHYKVDKEDYYYSILPTATQYARNAIFSGLTPLQMEKQLPQYWKNDVDEGGKNLFEAEFLENQLNRLRLNIKHEYHKITNLKDGKKFADNFKSMKNNKLIALVYNFVDMISHAKTEMEVIKELASTDKAYRSLTQSWFKNSPLLEIIQQAQNLGFKLIITTDHGTINCKNPSQVIGDKSTSLNLRYKTGKSLTYESKDVFAVKDPKKIQLPSINISSSYIFAKSDYFLAYINNYNYYVSYFKNTYQHGGISLEEMIVPFITLSPKK